The genomic interval CTCATCATCTTTGAAGAATGACCATTGCTTTGCCAGGTTGGCAGGTTTAAGTAAAGGTATTCTCAAAATGGTTAAGTTATCCTAATCTATAATAGCTTCAGTGCAAGGCCAAAGTAAgataattaaaagaaaatacaaaacatCTAATGTGTTTAACCAACACCATTAATCAAgcaagataatttttttgttctatGTCCCACCAATCTAGCCTAAAATGGTCAGCAGATCCACTAAATAGGTGTCATGGAGTATAGTGTGCTTTAAGAAATCGACTGACTGATGATTGTCTGCAGTTTGATATACCGACAGCAATGCATATCATCCAACGGAAATTCTTTCCAGGCAACAATCATCTGTAATGATGATTTTGAACTTATGACCAAGATCTCAATATCCAATAAGGTAAATTGATAGTGAATGGTCTTGTGGAACTCTCCATTTCAGAAACAACAATTGTCTGGCCATTCGCTATTCCTGAACCCGGCTTGGCTGGGGACGAGAAACATAGAGAGATAGGCCGGTATGCTTGTCTGAGTCTGCACGAGAGCATTTGAACGAACATATGGCGAGCACGAGGGCAAACCTGCAAGGTCCTGGGCTCCTGCGCCTCGCGGATGGCCTGCACAAGTGCGGCCGTGGCAAGCGCCTCGACGCTGCGGTTCCTGAGGCACGTAGCGGAGGAGCACTCCTTGAAGAGGTCGAAGGCGTGATCCGCTATCTCCCGGTCCAGCCTCAGGATGGACGCGACGTCCACGATCTGGAGGTAGGCGCGGAGGCTGTCGACGGACACCATCGGCCCCGCGGGGTCCggagtggaggaggcggcggattCGACGGTGAGCGCGCGCTCAAGCTCGGCGAGTTGGCCGGAGAAGGCGGACGCGGAGCGGGCGAGGACGGGATGGCGCTCGAGGGAGAAGGCCGAGAAGGCGGAGACGAAGCCGGCCGGGAGGAaggggtcgtcgtcgtcgtcgtccccacCGCCGGCGGATGCGGGCGagggggacggcgacggcgcggcgtcggcgaggtcgggGGTGACGAGAGGGAGCGCGTGgagcgaggggaggagggggaagaAGGGGTGGGTGTGGAGGTGGCGCTCGAGGACGAGGCGGGCGCAGGAGGAGCACTCGGAGACGGCGCGGGAGAGCGGCGGCTGTGTGGTGACGCAGCGCGccggggcggaggcgcggcAGTAGGGGCACTGCGACGGCTGcgacatggcggcggcggcggcggtgtcgcgCAAGGTGCGGCCCGGGCTTTTGGTTCTGGCCACTAGTACTAGACTACTAGTAGACTTCAGGTCTGGATGCGTGCGGGTGTCTCAGGCTAGGGGGCGACCCGAGGACCCCGTTTCACTGGGACGAGTCTACTACTCTCACGTATTacctccgtccaaaaaaacgttatttattgatttctttaatatttaatcatccgttttatttaaaaaatttaaaataatttaaaataattacttactcataaagtattattcatattttatcatctaataaaaataaaatattaatcgcttTTTTTCAGAATTAATGTTTTTTCAGTAGCATATACATGGTAGGACAAACTATGGGGTCCATAAATAATCTTGCCACAAATTTTCAcaacaaaccaaacaatcacattATCCAAAATGGCAAAAGCCAAACACTTCCATTGCAAAAGAATTGGCAAGGCTCACAATAGCTTAGAACGAAGCAGACCCCAAATATTCAAGCACAAAACAGCGCAACGAGAGAAGCCAAAACACAAAGGGTAGCAGGCTAGCAGCAATAGCATGTATAAAATAGCTGTCTAATGCCACACCGTGCCGGAAGCtacaaaatactccctctccATATACGTATTCGTatgacaccattgacttttaatttttagaatcatgtttgatcattcggcttatttaaaatttatatccaaatatgtaaaattataatgcataattaaagtttctataataataaattatattataacaaaataattaataattatataatttttttaataagacgaatgatcaaacgtggatctgaaaatcaacggcgtcatataaaaaaatatggatggagtAGGAACAAGAAAGTGATTTTATATCAATTTGCTTGTGTGGTCAAGAATTGTTTCATTGAACATTATAGCGCGGGAGCAAGTTTACTTTGGGATATAATATCCCGTATGTTACAGCAGTGACATTTACAACATATTGCTAAAAGCAAGTACAAGGTGGATATCTGTGAATTATTGCTTGTATAACTACTAGTAGTGTGATCAACAACATGAATAACAAAAGGACAAAAACTATTGTTAAGCTTCCAGCTCCACGAGGGGATTTTTCTACATGACATATCATGGTCTTCTTTTAATGTCAGCTCTCATTTACCTGAGATGTAAAACGTTAGTGTCAGCCATAGACAACTAACAATGCATTGCAATCAAGAGAAGTCGTGTTAGACCATTCAGGGCAATTGGCAATTGACATTGCCGTTCTATAAAATCCATTTGTAAAGTACTGCTGAAGAGTGGAACTGTGGAAGCATCACACAACTCGGACTTACAAATCAGACACAACATAGAAAGTTGCCATGTGCAAAAGAATTTGTTTTACTTCTGTAGGTGAAAACAAGGTCATcctaaatatgaaaaaatagtactttttaggggaaaaaaatatgacagtGAGAGTTCATTTGTAACAACCTTTTTTAATAGGGCCAAGGTAATGTCACAACAAAATGCTGCTGTGCTTGTAAGACATAGATAAGCAGAAGTATTAATTTTACTTAAGTATAAATCTATGTTCTAGGATGAGAAAATCaacttaccaaaattttggtatttcttTGAGAATTTATAGAAGGCTTTCACAATGGCGCCATATTTCATTGAGTTCAGCGGCCCCATATGCCTGGATAAGACAGAGAAGAGATATTTCAGTGGTGGAAACAAATAATGGGATCAAATTGCTGAGTCACAGGATATTTGAGTATGATATAACGGCAGGTTCTCCTTACCTTTAAATGCAAACCTGTTATATGACTGGTATAAAAATATCCTTTGGAGGCTAAATAAATGGCTCAAAATATAAAGGAACAATTACTTAGGAACAAGTAAATAGTCATTAGTTTCAATACAGAACCACTGTTGAGTCACAGAATACATGTGCATGGGCTGTATGCATCTAATGCCAAACCAATGTTGTTTGTTGTAATGTCATATGATAAAATCTAAAACTTGAATAGTCTTTTTTCCATCATGACGTACCTATAGGCAATAACAAGGAGTTATTCTGTGAATAAGTGAATAACACTCCCTTTTTAAGGGGCATTATACTCCATCTGATTTAAAATGGAGGTACTATAAGAGTTCTCTACCCTTCTCTACAAGTAAGTTGCTATAGGACTTCGAGCAAGGCTAGTCCACCATTTGTTCCTCTTATGCCTTGCTAATTGAATGTCAAAACTCTCACGTATAATTAGGTATTATTTCTAACGTGTAATAACTACAGGATAACAAGGTCACTTAACACATTCTTAATTTATGTGCACAACTCTAAAACGACCTAAATTTGGAATCAGGCAACTAGAGTGGTAAGCATGTAATCTGAGTTCATTATCACAGGATCAATCCAACGTGGGAATAGGAAGACTAAAATGACCAAAAACACATACATTATCTCAGTATACCGCAATCTCCATGCAGGAAAGCCTAAATGGCATCTAGCAGGGCCATACACAAGAAGAAGATCAGGTTCTGGTCCACCACAACCTAAAAAACAAAGCAGGAACAATTGCTCATACAGATTTATAATTACAAATGATAAAtgagtatataaataataccaTGCATTAAAAAGGAAATGTTTCCCAAGCATACCTATCGCTTTCAATGCACTAGACATGTCAGCTTCTGTAAATACTATTTCATCATTTCCACAAGTATCCCTATTGCCTTTGACATAAGTTGAGCAAAGTAAGCTGGCTGCTTTAGCAATCCCTTCCTTGCCATCAGAACCAGAAATATATTCTATAGCCATCTCTTTATGGCAACAGGTCAATGCTTTCATATTTGCACCCACATCCTACAGGTTGCCATTGACATGTCACATGAGGAAGGGAATATATAGACCGATGTACATCATCAAATAAGAATATCAAGCAACAGAAAGCTCGACTATGTGACTTACAAGATAATTTCCTGAACTCTCATCTCTTGAGCCATTCATGGTAGGTGCAAATGATTTCCTCAGCACTCCTATGGTGCAACATAAAATGTTAAAGACACATCTCTTGTGCACTAGGTCAATAGACATGTTCTTTaaatatagagaaaatctaaaaaatgccattatcaaacgtctaagtctaagaaatgtcattgacgaatgcaagttctaagaaatgccatcgtacaaacgaatttgtctgagaaataccATCGCCGTTAAGGTTCCGTCCGTTTCCGCCGTTAAAAACACTGTTCGTAATATAGTACTTAATGGAAAAAAgttgacggaaccctaacggcgatggtatttttgagataaattcgtttgtacgatggcatttcttagaactcacactcgtcgatggcatttcttagaattaagtatttgtcaatggcatttgttagattttctcttaaagATAAGAAGTACAAAAGATTACGAGGAAACATGGCTTTTGTTTGAATTAGTTGCCCGCTGCCCTCCAAATAAGAACTATGTACTGTTGCTTaaagatatttattttcttataccCATGTTCATTttgataaaaggaaaaatgctATAGGTATATAATAGCCACTAGAGATATTCTGGAAAGAAACCAATAACGTTCTGCAAATGCAATAGCAAACTCATTTTCTTACCATCAATATCATAGAGACAAACATACTTTACGCCAATATTTGTGAGCCAACATAAGAGCTGATCGATCTTTGCAACATTTTTAGCTTCTCTGCTATCTACCACAACGGCCAAGTACTTGAGTCTATCCAGTTGGAATTTCCGATACTTTGGAATCAGCCCAAATGAAATAAGATAGCATTCTATACTATAGATCAGATGAGACCATAAACTGAAAAGGCTGATTGCTAAGTGGATGATGAACCAAAGCAACCCCAGAATCAACTTGATACACACTGATGGTCGAGACATCTGCACGTCGAGAGGGAGAGACAACTTTCAATGTTCTTCCGCCAGAATACATTAACAATAGGTATATATTTCAGGAAACAGAGAAATGTCCATTTGCACTAATTAGCTCTGGAATataacaattaataaatttgaataatcTAACTAAGCAGACAACTGGATTGTTATACCATGTGTTGCCACATTACTCTTAAAAATCTGATACTAGATTTAAACAACAcatgaaaattgaaaatatggGTGGGTGAGTAtgaaacacaaaaaatatttacattgtCCCTCAATTACTTGAAGAACCAGAATCAATTTAAAACAGGGTTGAAATACCAGGAGAATTTTGTTCCAAAGGAAGACAAGAAGATAACATGAGAGCTTGACatgactgatttttttttattggctAAGTCAGTACTGAAGTTCACCTAAGATCATCAAAATAATGGACAAGGTCAACAAGAAAACTTTCAGCTAAGGACATTATATGTTAAAAGAGACAACTCACAGAAACCCTCTTTGTCAAGCAACTGCAATAGAAACAAAGAGGAAACTACTCCAAAAGAAGTTTAAGGGACTACTTATCCCTTCACCTCACCAGTACAGACTGTCGCTGAAAAGAGCTGTTAAAAGTTTCTGCAGGACAATCAGAACCCAGCCTACCTACTATTATTCACAGTAAGAATTCACACACAAGATTTTAAGTCTGTCTTAAACCAATCTCACACTATAAATAGGAGGGAACTAAGTTTCTCCAAGATGGCAAGAGGAAGAGCTAAATTCACCAGTATCCATACATGTGGAGGAGATCGATTCATGAATAGGGGAATCTCATTGGCCACAAATGCTGCCCTGCACCAAGAACCACAAGATTATCTTGTGAGAAAGGACAAAGTGAACATCATACATCTAACAAATTATGTGagcatcaaaattttgagaaattgATCTGAACTTTTGGTCCCACAGTTACACTTATTGAACAGGGGATTACAGTAGCATCCTTCTTAAGAAATAACTAACAAATAGCACaggagaaagggagagaaagGAAGAGAGTGCAGCAAGGAAAtggaattgaaaaaaaaaacgaacatGGCCTTGGAATCCATTGCGTCGCAGGTTTGCAGCTGAGCTGAGACGTATTAGGAAGAACCCAAGGACGCACCAAGACCAGCTATGTTCTATCAAATCAGAGGAATCGAATTTGTGGCTGGAGCTGGCAAGAACTACAGTCACAGAAAACTCATGGCTTGTTATATCATAGCGTCTCGTGCATCAGATTGTGCTGTTGACGCATCTTATTCCTATGCTAGAGGCTAGACTATTAGAGGGTTCGCAGaatttctctccttttcatTTTCTAAAGTTTATTAACTTCTTTTTTTAGAGGCTTTAGCCAGTGAGCGATTTCCACGGCATGGTTGCAGGTACTATCTTACATATGCACATGTAAACATCAAGCACCAGTTGAATACTAAAATACAGGACAATGCACCAAACGCGTGGTATCGATTCAAAGTTGAGCTCAATAATTTATTTCCCTCGCATCCAACCATCTCGCACGGACACGACTCCGTCCGGAAGGAGGGCACAGTAAATGCAGACGAAGCGCTCGGCTCGGCGCGGTGTTCTTCGCACGCATTGCCACAAACACCTAGCGTGCGATGCAGACCACGATAAAGCAGAGGGGGTAAAGAGCGAGACCTGCCGCATGCTGCCGCTCGAAACCGAAGacagagcgccgccgccgcgcttcCGCCGGTGAAACCGCTCACGGCCGCACCCGGTGCGGAcggacgcggaggcggaggcggaggcggttgCTGCGGCTGGTgatggagggagaggagaggtttCCCCAAATTCACTCACGATCTGGAGAAAtacgaaaaaataattaggccGATGACCAAATTTTGACCAATAATTCACCTAACCAATGTACCCGTGGGCTGAAATTTGATGGGCCTACCGTCCAAGTTTCAATTAGCTGGGTCGTCCTAGCCTCGTTCAGAACCAAATATTAAAACGCTGactaataagtttattttgaggtCCCTTAATTTGAGTTCGATTTTTGTCCCTCATCCATGACACCAGATACAACCGTCTCTCAACTGTCAAAACCGTTGCAAAATAAGTCCCAAGGCGGTTTGAACGATGCTTTTGGCTTACGTGACGTCTACGTGGCTAGTTTGACTCGGTCCTCGTCCTACGGGGTAGCGACGTGACACTAaaagcaaaatataaaaattaaaaaaatatgcatccTCTCCGATGATACCCTTCAGCAGATCGATTTCTCCGGTCTCCGACAAATTCGCGTGGACAGAGAAGAGAGGGGTGACATGGAGTAAGTGGAGCCCACTAACATGTGAGTCtcactatttttaaattttattatttaactgTCATGTCGATCCATATATtttgctttatttttcaattgttaatttttatgtgCCATGCTAATGCCACGTCAAGACGAGTACCGAGTCAAACTAGTCACATGACGCACGTCAGCTGAAACCACCATCCAAAACGCCTTAGGATTTGTTTTGCATTGGTTATGATAGTTGAAGGACTTGTTGTATATGGTTTTTTGGTTGGAGAACGAAAATCGGATTCATTGATAAAATAAGGACCTCAGATAAACTTATTCCAAACATTGACGCCAAATTAAATTGCACCGTCctcatatatgtattttttgggGTGAGGACCCCAAATGATTAGGAATATCATTCTTACCtaccttaaaaatatatctagtaTGTAAATTCTAACTTTCACACATAATACACATATATGTACGAAAGGGCGGAGCTACAAAAACCCAgttcggattttttttaaatagaattcatttattttcatcGTATATAGAGTAACTCAATCCAAATTTAGACACCCGTAGCAACCGAAACCCAATTCAAAGTATTAAAATAACAAGTGACACCACTATGTGTTTCTTTCTGACTCCGTCCTTAATGAAGGTTTGTTTTAATAGGATACTTCCCTCTgtctttttagcttttgtgACTCGAGGGAAACAATGCTACGAGTCCATCTATCAGGAAAAAATAACACGCATTTTCAGTTCATCTCTTCCCTCAAAAGGAGTTTTGTTAGTGGGAAACATTGTGTAACTTTGATGATTTGACActtttatcataaataaattatttaacttGATACTCATGAGTATAACATAAAAGAGGTATGAACCAATAACAATAGACTAGAATGTGGAataataaaactttaatttttagagtgtcaaaaaatcaaatctctcGCATAACTGCTCCTGAACATGGCTCTGCTGTCTGTCGAGTAACAAGAGGAATAAGAATCAGATGTGAACACCCCTCACTAAGTGGTGTCAAACCGAGGCATTGTtgtcaagatttcttccacaG from Oryza brachyantha chromosome 3, ObraRS2, whole genome shotgun sequence carries:
- the LOC102702919 gene encoding dehydrodolichyl diphosphate synthase complex subunit NUS1 isoform X2, producing MNRSPPHMSRPSVCIKLILGLLWFIIHLAISLFSLWSHLIYSIECYLISFGLIPKYRKFQLDRLKYLAVVVDSREAKNVAKIDQLLCWLTNIGVKYVCLYDIDGVLRKSFAPTMNGSRDESSGNYLDVGANMKALTCCHKEMAIEYISGSDGKEGIAKAASLLCSTYVKGNRDTCGNDEIVFTEADMSSALKAIGCGGPEPDLLLVYGPARCHLGFPAWRLRYTEIMHMGPLNSMKYGAIVKAFYKFSKKYQNFGK
- the LOC102702919 gene encoding dehydrodolichyl diphosphate synthase complex subunit NUS1 isoform X3; this translates as MSRPSVCIKLILGLLWFIIHLAISLFSLWSHLIYSIECYLISFGLIPKYRKFQLDRLKYLAVVVDSREAKNVAKIDQLLCWLTNIGVKYVCLYDIDGVLRKSFAPTMNGSRDESSGNYLDVGANMKALTCCHKEMAIEYISGSDGKEGIAKAASLLCSTYVKGNRDTCGNDEIVFTEADMSSALKAIGCGGPEPDLLLVYGPARCHLGFPAWRLRYTEIMHMGPLNSMKYGAIVKAFYKFSKKYQNFGK
- the LOC102702919 gene encoding dehydrodolichyl diphosphate synthase complex subunit NUS1 isoform X1 → MDSKAMAAFVANEIPLFMNRSPPHMSRPSVCIKLILGLLWFIIHLAISLFSLWSHLIYSIECYLISFGLIPKYRKFQLDRLKYLAVVVDSREAKNVAKIDQLLCWLTNIGVKYVCLYDIDGVLRKSFAPTMNGSRDESSGNYLDVGANMKALTCCHKEMAIEYISGSDGKEGIAKAASLLCSTYVKGNRDTCGNDEIVFTEADMSSALKAIGCGGPEPDLLLVYGPARCHLGFPAWRLRYTEIMHMGPLNSMKYGAIVKAFYKFSKKYQNFGK